A window of the Bufo gargarizans isolate SCDJY-AF-19 chromosome 1, ASM1485885v1, whole genome shotgun sequence genome harbors these coding sequences:
- the LOC122925192 gene encoding ribonuclease P protein subunit p25-like protein: MENYKKVRVEDKPMEMPFAALPPDIIEMKVKDGSKIRNLMSFAIGKMESESVRQILFSGTGKALSKTITCVEIMKRRVKDLHQITKILYRPTEEIWEPIVPEVGLDPLTVKRNSPSICVLLSKDPLDTTEPGYQAPGDYDSMWIQELKVESKGPKRRKPGLGRGASIGRKQPRPPGGRGETPKKA; the protein is encoded by the coding sequence ATGGAAAACTACAAGAAGGTGAGGGTGGAAGACAAACCCATGGAGATGCCTTTTGCTGCCCTTCCCCCAGATATTATCGAGATGAAGGTAAAAGATGGCAGCAAGATCCGGAACCTGATGAGTTTTGCTATAGGCAAGATGGAGAGTGAGAGTGTGCGGCAGATATTGTTTAGTGGTACTGGGAAAGCCCTCAGCAAGACTATAACCTGCGTGGAGATCATGAAACGAAGGGTGAAGGATCTTCACCAGATCACAAAGATTCTTTATAGACCAACTGAAGAGATCTGGGAGCCAATTGTGCCTGAGGTGGGGTTAGATCCCCTCACTGTGAAAAGGAACAGTCCCTCGATCTGTGTTCTTCTCAGTAAGGACCCTTTAGATACCACAGAGCCAGGGTACCAAGCTCCAGGCGACTATGACTCCATGTGGATCCAGGAGCTTAAAGTGGAGTCTAaagggccaaagaggaggaaacCAGGGTTGGGTCGAGGAGCATCAATTGGAAGAAAACAGCCGAGACCTCCTGGAGGACGTGGAGAGACCCCCAAGAAGGCATAG